In Actinoplanes lobatus, the DNA window CCAGTTCGCGATCAGTGCCGTGGTGGCGGTGCCGAGGTAGTCGCCGGGGACCTCGGTGCGGGCCAGCCCGGGCAGCGGGTTGTAGCCGCCGGTGAGGATCTGGATCATCGCGGCGTCCAGGAGGATCCAGGACAGGACCGCGGTGCGCAGGCGAGGGGCGGGCGCCTCGGTCGTCGTACGGCGGGCCGTCAGATGGAGGGCCACCGCGTAGTAGCCGATCACGAGGACCGCGCTCTGGGTCGTGTACTCCATGATGCGGTGGTAGTCGCCGTACAGGCCGGCCACCGCGACCAGGATGATCAGGACGCGCCAGAGGGACTGCGGACTCGCGAGCGCCTTCATTCCGTCCCCTTTCGCAGATGGCCCTTTCCTCCGGCTACGCCGTGGCGGCGGATCGGGTTCACCGAACGCCGTGCCACCTGGACGGCCGATTCGGGAATTGATCGCCAGATCGCCGGCGCGTCGCGGGCTGGAGTGGCACCCGGCTCGCGGGCAGCCCGGCATGGAACAGCTGCTGGGCCCGCGGCGGGTCTGCAGCATCGGGTCCATGTAGGAGTCTCGTTCTCGATCGCCGCCTGGCGTCGATGTCAAGTCGCCTGTTCGCTTGTTTCCCGCCTTCGCCACGAGATTCGGCCGGTCACCGCCAACCGTTCAAGACACCCACAGACATCAATGTGTATCTTGAGCAGTCGTCGCCGAACCGCGCGATCTTGTGCAATCACGGCCACAGGGAGCCCTCCTCTTTGGCTACCCACGGCCGAATCCGCAATCCCTCGCCGGCGGACGCGTCCCCCGGAGCGATCTTGGACGATTTGCTACCCGAAGAGTCTCCTTCTTGGGCGTTCGCGGTTCTACGTCAAGCGCCCGGTCGGGCGAATCGCCGAATGGGGGGCGCCGTCCGCCGCATCAGGCGAAAATGGGGCTTTCGCTGGAAACAGGCGCCCGTTTCGCCCGCTTTGTACGCCGCTGTTGTGCGATCTTGGACGATTTTCCACCCGAGGCGGTGGTAAATCGTCCAAGATCGCTCCGGGTGGCGCGTCCTGCTGGCGAGGGATTGCGGATTCGGCCGTAGGCGGCCAAGAAGAAGACTTGAAACGGTGGAAAACTGTCCAAGATCGCATAACGCCGGCATGCAAAGCGGGCGAAACGGGCGACTGCTTCCGGTGAAAGTGACATTTCTACCTAGCGCGGCGGACGGCGGCCCCATTCGGGGATTCGCCCGACTGGACGCTTGACGTAGAACCGCGAACGCCCAAGAAGACCCCCGGATGTGTCCGATAACCCGCGGTCTCCCATGGAAAATAGATAATGGTCGATTGTCAGCCGCCGGATGGCAGCCAGGAATCAAGATCGGCCCGAAAGCTGCCATCAACCAAGATCGCCGGGCAGGTCGGGATGACGCCGCAGCCATCCGAATGCGCGACTTGGCATCGCGGCCACCCGCAACCGAGAAGCGCGCTCGTAGGCGTACCGGAAGGGGCGCGCTCGTAGGCGTACCGGAAGGGGCGCGCTCGTAGGCGTACCGGAAGGGGCGCGCTCGTAGGCGTACCGGAAAGAAGAGGAAGCGAAGATGGCGCCCACCCGCGGAGGGTGAGCGCCATCGGGGTGCTTTGTCAGATCTTGCCGACGCCCGCGCCGGCCACGACGGTGTCCTTGACCGTGTTGTTGGCCTGCGGGGTGTACGAGTAGGGGATCGCCGCGACGCTGGCGCCGTTGCGGACCTGCTCGGTGCCGGAGTTGACCTTGTAGTTGTTGAGCACCTTGAGGTTGCCGGGGTCGGAGTCGCCGGTCTGGGTGACCGTCGGGGTGGCGACGTTCTCGAAGTAGTTGCGCTCGACGTAGACGCCCGCGTTCTCGGTGGAGGCGACGCCGTAGGAGCCGATGTTGCTGTAGTAGTTGTTCAGCACGTGCACCGGGTTGGCGAAGCGGACCCGCGGGTGCCGCTGGCCGGTGCCCTCGAACCAGTTGTGCACGTAGGTGACCCGCAGCTTCCCGGTGTCCTGGGAGGCGTTGTCGTCACTGTGGCCGAGCAGCATCGACTTGTCGTGGTTGTGCAGCCGGTTCCAGGAGACCGTGATGAAGTCCGAGCCGCGCTTGATGTCGATCAGGCCGTCGTAGCCGCTGGCCAGGTCGTTGTGGTCGATCCAGACGTTGGTGGTGCCCTCCTGCACGTTGATCGAGTCGTCGCTCGCGTTGCGGAACACCAGGTTGCGGATGATCACGTTGCGGACGCTGGAGAGGTTGAGGCCGCCGCCGGTGACGCCGGAGCTGGAGCCCACTCCCAGGATCGTCTTGTTCGAGGCGACGCTGTACATGCCGGAGATGGTGATCAACCCGGAGACCCTGATGGTCTGCGAGGTGCTGGAGCTGAGCGCCGACTTGAGGGCGGCCGCGGTGGTCACGGTGACCACGGTCGAGGACGAGCCGCCGGAGGTGCCGCCGTTCATGCTGGCGTAGCCGACGGGGCTGGACTCGGCGGCCCAGGCGGGGGCGGCCGGGCCGACGACGGCGAGGCCGCCCGTGACCAGGGCGCCGGCGGACAGTGCGGACAGGACGGTACGGCGTGACGGGGACATGGGGATTCCTCCGTTGGGGGACGGATGGCGGCGCCGCCCGGGGTAGGCGGCGGTCGCTCGCGGTCCGGTCGGTGGCCCGGGTCGCAAGCTGCGGGTAAGCGCTTTCCTCGGCTGACGGTAAGCGCTGCAATCGAGCACTGTCAATGGATTGGACCGCACGAAAGGTTGATCAACCTGGGGATCTTGCCGTATGTCGGGCGATGGCCACGTACGTTCCGATGACGGGGCGGATCCGGCACGTCATTGAAACTCGGCTATATAGATCATAGTCTTCCCCCTAATGTGGACCGGCCTTCCGACCGGAGCGCCGGTCCCCCGCCACGAGGGGGAGCCTTGGACACACCAAAAACCTCACTGAGCCGCCGCCGGATGCTCACCATCGCCATGGGCGGCGCGGCCACCGTCGCGCTGCCGGCCCCGGCCTGGGCGGTCACCGACCAGCGCCCGGGAGCGGTCCGCCCACCGACGCTGACCGGTGGCGATCACCAGGTGGCGAAACGCGTCTCCGCCGAACGCGCGCTCCAGCACCTCAAGGTGCTGTCCCTCGGCATCGGCCCGCGCATCGGCGGCACCCGCTCCGAGAAGATCGCGGCCGACTACATCGCCGGGGTGCTCGACCACCTCGGCTACCACGTGACGTTGCAGCCGTTCCCGGTTGCCGACAAGTTCCTCGCCCAGCTCGACTCGCCCCGCGGCCTGCCGAAGGACCTCATCTGGCAGGCCGGCGCCTCCCCGCACGCCGCGCTCGACACCCGGGTCCGCGGCGAGGTGGTGGACGTGAAGGCCGGCGCCGCCGCCGACTACCCGGCCGACGTCACTGGCAAGATCGTGCTGGTCGACTACGTGCTCGCCGACCGCGAGACACAGGTCGCCACCGCCGTCGCCCAGGGCGCCGCGGCCGTCATCTTCCTCCCCGTCGACCTGGTCGAACCGCGCCGCGCGTCGGCGTTCAGCCCCCAGCTGCCCGGCCTCGCGGAGAACCCGGCGGCGATCCCGGTCGTCGGCGTCGCCCAGGCACAGAAGCACCGGCTCCGCGAACTGCTCGCCGCCGGCCGCCTCAAACTGACCGTCAGGACCACCGCGCACCGCGGCCTCACCTCGCACAACGTGATCGCCGACAGTCGCCGTACGACCACCGGCAAGGTGGTCATGGTCAGCGCCCACTACGACTCGGTGATCGGGTCGCCGGGCGCCAACGACGACGGCTCGGGCACCGTGCTCAACCTGGAACTGGCGCGGGCGCTGCGCGGACTGCGCACCGAGGCGCCGCTGCGGTTCGCGCTGTGGGGCTCCGAGGAGCAGGGCCTGATCGGCTCCCGCTACTACGTGGCCCAGCTGCCGCAGGAGGAACGCGACCGGATCGTCTGCGTCTACCAGAACGACATGGTCGCCACCAGCTGGGACCCGGCCACCCGGTACTGGCTGCTGTCCTTCACCGGGCTCGCCAACCGGGCCACCGACGAGGTCACCGCGGCCGCCGTGCGGCTCGGCTACGACCCGCGGATCTCCCCGGTCACCCTGCGCGGATCCAGCGACCACCAGTCGTTCCAGGAGGTCGGCATCGCGGCGGCCAACTTCTCCTGGCGCGGCGAGGCGTCCCCGGCGCTGCTCGAACCGCCCTACCACAGCCCGGAGGACACCATCGCCAAGAACATCAGCCTGGAGCGGTTGCAGGTGTCGCTCGAGCTGATCGGATCGGCTGCCTACGCCACCGCGTTGCGACCCTGACAAGCCACCCGGGGCGGCCTGATGGTCGCCCCGGTGCTTGTACGATGCGCCGGTGATCCAGGACGTGAAGGAGCCCTCATGGGGCGAGGCGGTTACGGCGCGGTTGGAGCGGGTGAGTTCCCCGGCCGGGCCTGATCTGGTGCTGTGGTTGCACCGGGGTCTGAGCCTCGCCGCGGTGATGGGCCTGGTGGTCAACACCCGCTCGTTCTGGAACGCGCACGTTCTGACCCGCCCGTGGCTGGCGCTGCTGATCACTGGCTGCTACCTGGCGATGCTGGTCTTCGCGGTGATCACGCTGTGTGCGGCGCACCGGCGGACGCTGGCCCGGCTCGACATCGGCGTGCTGGTGACCGCGATCACGATCAAGTCGGTCGGTGCGTGGGGTGGTGTCGCCGGGCTGAAGAAGCTGACGGTCGACGAGGGCATGCTGATGGACGCGGCGGCTCGCGGGCTGGCCGACGGGCGTAACCCGTACACGGCGACGTGGAAGGGCATCGAGCCCGGCCTGCCGACGCAGTTGATGGA includes these proteins:
- a CDS encoding pectate lyase family protein → MSPSRRTVLSALSAGALVTGGLAVVGPAAPAWAAESSPVGYASMNGGTSGGSSSTVVTVTTAAALKSALSSSTSQTIRVSGLITISGMYSVASNKTILGVGSSSGVTGGGLNLSSVRNVIIRNLVFRNASDDSINVQEGTTNVWIDHNDLASGYDGLIDIKRGSDFITVSWNRLHNHDKSMLLGHSDDNASQDTGKLRVTYVHNWFEGTGQRHPRVRFANPVHVLNNYYSNIGSYGVASTENAGVYVERNYFENVATPTVTQTGDSDPGNLKVLNNYKVNSGTEQVRNGASVAAIPYSYTPQANNTVKDTVVAGAGVGKI
- a CDS encoding M28 family peptidase; the encoded protein is MDTPKTSLSRRRMLTIAMGGAATVALPAPAWAVTDQRPGAVRPPTLTGGDHQVAKRVSAERALQHLKVLSLGIGPRIGGTRSEKIAADYIAGVLDHLGYHVTLQPFPVADKFLAQLDSPRGLPKDLIWQAGASPHAALDTRVRGEVVDVKAGAAADYPADVTGKIVLVDYVLADRETQVATAVAQGAAAVIFLPVDLVEPRRASAFSPQLPGLAENPAAIPVVGVAQAQKHRLRELLAAGRLKLTVRTTAHRGLTSHNVIADSRRTTTGKVVMVSAHYDSVIGSPGANDDGSGTVLNLELARALRGLRTEAPLRFALWGSEEQGLIGSRYYVAQLPQEERDRIVCVYQNDMVATSWDPATRYWLLSFTGLANRATDEVTAAAVRLGYDPRISPVTLRGSSDHQSFQEVGIAAANFSWRGEASPALLEPPYHSPEDTIAKNISLERLQVSLELIGSAAYATALRP